In the Pseudoliparis swirei isolate HS2019 ecotype Mariana Trench chromosome 19, NWPU_hadal_v1, whole genome shotgun sequence genome, one interval contains:
- the znf185 gene encoding zinc finger protein 185 isoform X4 — protein sequence MSKQGEKESVFVTTKVRTKLKGDGSWLQCSSGAQAEADKEKPWLAEVRAGRVNGAPVDSSPVSSPTPSTAPPTKSDAERAPASGGIFTKLDKPPSSSTTNGVIPSTTQFTKKSSESYKKIAPYTVRPTSENQESQLSNEEQEKRTEAASNVLKKSSMRKRSYVLSAAKKYEVEVTDVDGSAATPAAASARPPSPASTPEPKPRKVVDSIKTAAAVAPKVEEPVKDDPPPVSVTVKDPFEEVEPGGTKLATPLPVRIPKCFQAVSTEPEPQDSDTSGPVDAPLVEVGPASAAPLPPTPAAPAPLSPALLSPAPLSPALLSPALLSPALLSPAPLSPALLSPAPLSPAPLSPAPLSPALLSPAPLSPAPLSPALLSPAPLSPALLSPAPLSPAPLSPALLSPALLSPAPLSPAPLSPALLSPAPLSPAPLSPALLSPAPLSPVPLSPAPLSPVPLSPAPLSPAPLPPALLSPVPLSPAPLSPALLSPAPLPPALLSPAPLSPAPLSPAPLSPAPLSPAPLSPAPLSPAPLSPALLSPALLSPAPLSPAPLSPAPVSAVTEFPGWTQPEAERAPKPSQRQSSSVDTLATLSDTLIAFDSSSTSFWDDEPEEDAASAKMQSTQNGVEQELSSCVTDDLLALTDGPEESADPAPPSPGRWSQDLLSGLSESIPAKTSGALDLLADDVIPIKTEARSSLNMQREENQRDETQSLTETVTTTTKTGTMTDTDREDTANPWSSREATAASSSADPFDPYPIGTPSSNSAADLLQPLSDVSGNSASFTFMENKEPSPDNVLESLADSVLPINTDTTSLGTGRSWARSWGSSPLEPAAAAESQGGPTVDPETLVMFERKSSENDSPWDRWTSPTVYTLATGEEEEEEEEESYEPDSRTGEEPRVQTPEPEAKKGFVYLKEYVNATELSLHNARDSTENGSDYLTLSPASYSYSSPSTYSSDLLSSTCNFCQKPVGHDAKITVEHLDINCHPDCFKVLPRLWHLSDDTKSWRNAVCVGSPWETFWTACSSMGGRSTARRATATPWTDPPRGLHPPFMVISI from the exons aTGTCAAAAC agggggaaaAGGAGTCCGTGTTCGTTACCACCAAAGTGCGGACCAAGCTGAAGGGAGACGGCAGCTGGCTGCAATGCAGCAGTGGCGCGCAGGCGGAAGCTGACAAGGAGAAGCCATG GTTGGCAGAAGTAAGGGCCGGCCGTGTGAACGGAGCCCCTGTTGACAGCAGTCCAGTGTCGTCACCAACTCCATCCACTGCGCCCCCCACCAAGTCAGATGCAGAGAG AGCTCCGGCCTCAGG AGGCATTTTCACTAAACTAGACAAGCCCCCTTCATCTTCAACAACTAACGGCGTGAT TCCATCAACGACACAATTCACCAAAAAGTCCTCAGAAAGCTACAAGAAAAT AGCCCCCTACACGGTGAGGCCCACGTCAGAGAACCAGGAGAGCCAGCTGAGCAacgaggagcaggagaaacg GACGGAGGCTGCCAGCAATGTTCTGAAGAAATCCTCCATGAGGAAACGGTCCTATGTGCTTTCTGCTGCTAAGAAATATGA GGTGGAGGTTACCGATGTTGATGGGAGCGCTGCGACACCAGCAGCTGCCAGCGCTcggcccccctcccccgcctccacACCAGAGCCCAAACCACGCAAAGT AGTCGACAGCATTAAGACGGCTGCTGCTGTGGCACCGAAGGTGGAGGAGCCCGTGAAGGATGACCCCCCTCCGGtgtctgttacagtaaaggacCCATTTGAGGAAGTGGAACCAGGCGGCACCAAGCTGGCCACTCCCCTCCCTGTGCGCATCCCAAAGTGTTTCCAAGCAGTCAGTACAGAGCCAGAACCCCAGGATTCAGACACTTCTGGGCCAGTTGACGCCCCTCTGGTTGAAGTCGGCCCAGCGTCAGCAGCCCCATTACCACCTACTCCAGCAGCCCCTGcccctctgtctcctgcccttctgtctcctgcccctctgtcccctgcccttctgtctcctgcccttctgtctcctgcccttctgtctcctgcccctctgtctcctgcccttctgtctcctgcccctctgtctcctgcccctctgtcccctgcccctctgtctcctgcccTTCTGTCCCCTGcccctctgtctcctgcccctctgtctcctgcccttctgtctcctgcccctctgtctcctgcccttctgtctcctgcccctctgtctcctgcccctctgtctcctgcccttctgtctcctgcccttctgtctcctgcccctctgtctcctgcccctctgtctcctgcccttctgtctcctgcccctctgtctcctgcccctctgtcccctgcccttctgtctcctgcccctctgtcccctgtccctctgtctcctgcccctctgtctcctgtccctctgtctcctgcccctctgtctcctgcccCTCTGCCTCCTGCCCTTCTGTcccctgtccctctgtctcctgcccctctgtctcctgcccTTCTGTCCCCTGCCCCTCTGCCCCCTGCCCTTCTGTCCCCTGcccctctgtctcctgcccctctgtctcctgcccctctgtcccctgcccctctgtcccctgcccctctgtctcctgcccctctgtcccctgcccctctgtcccctgcccttctgtctcctgcccttctgtctcctgcccctctgtctcctgcccctctgtctcctgcccCAGTGTCTGCTGTAACAGAGTTCCCAGGCTGGACCCAACCAGAAGCAGAAAGAGCACCAAAACCATCTCAAAGGCAAAG CTCCAGTGTTGACACGCTCGCCACCCTGTCCGACACTCTCATTGCTTTCGACTCCAGTTCAACCAG CTTTTGGGATGATGAGCCAGAGGAAGACGCAGCTTCAGCAAAGATGCAAAGCACACAGAACGG GGTTGAACAGGAGCTCAGCAGCTGTGTGACGGACGATCTCCTGGCTCTCACCGATGG TCCAGAGGAGTCTgcagaccccgccccccccagtcCAGGCCGCTGGAGTCAGGATCTGCTTAGTGGACTAAG TGAGTCAATACCAGCAAAGACGAGTGGCGCCCTGGATCTGCTGGCGGACGATGTCATTCCTATCAAGACAGAGGCACGCAG CAGCCTCAACATGCAGCgagaggagaaccagagggaTGAAACACAGAG CCTCACAGAGACCGTCACTACGACCACCAAGACTGGGACCATGACTGACACCGA CCGGGAGGACACGGCCAACCCGTGGAGCTCCCGCGAGGCGACGGCAGCATCAAG CTCGGCTGATCCGTTTGATCCGTATCCGATCGGGACCCCGTCCTCCAACAG CGCTGCTGACCTGCTCCAGCCTCTCTCGGATGTCTCCGGCAACAG tgcatcatttactttcaTGGAGAACAAAGAACCAAGTCCAGA CAATGTGTTGGAATCCCTGGCCGACAGCGTCCTGCCCATCAACACCGACACCACCAG tctggGTACTGGGCGCTCATGGGCGCGCTCATGGGGAAGCAGCCCTCTTGAGCCGGCGGCTGCAGCCGAGAG CCAAGGAGGCCCAACTGTAGATCCAGAGACGCTGGTCATGTTTGAAAGAAA GTCGTCTGAGAACGACTCCCcatgggacaggtggacatcaCCCACTGTCTACACCCTGGCtacaggagaagaggaggaggaagaggaggaggagag CTATGAGCCCGATTCCAGGACCGGAGAAGAGCCGCGTGTCCAAACACCAGAACCTGAGGCCAAAAA GGGGTTTGTGTATCTGAAGGAGTACGTCAATGCAACAGAGCTGTCCTTGCACAATGCCAGAGACTCAACCGAAAA CGGGTCAGACTATTTGACCTTGAGCCCTGCCAGCTACTCCTACAGCAGCCCCTCAACTTACTCCAG TGACCTGCTGTCATCCACCTGTAACTTCTGCCAGAAGCCAGTTGGTCATGATGCCAAGATCACCGTCGAGCACCTCGACATCAACTGCCACCCCGACTGCTTCAAGGTACTTCCTCGTCTCTGGCATTTATCGGACGACACAAAGTCCTGGAGGAA TGCGGTGTGTGTGGGAAGCCCATGGGAGACCTTCTGGACAGCATGTTCCTCCATGGGGGGACGGTCCACTGCGAGACGTGCTACAGCAACGCCTTGGACTGACCCGCCTCGTGGGCTCCACCCTCCCTTCATGGTCATTAGCATATAA
- the znf185 gene encoding zinc finger protein 185 isoform X5, which translates to MSKQGEKESVFVTTKVRTKLKGDGSWLQCSSGAQAEADKEKPWLAEVRAGRVNGAPVDSSPVSSPTPSTAPPTKSDAERAPASGGIFTKLDKPPSSSTTNGVIPSTTQFTKKSSESYKKIAPYTVRPTSENQESQLSNEEQEKRTEAASNVLKKSSMRKRSYVLSAAKKYESQEEMPETSLVNSSPAFVARRVEVTDVDGSAATPAAASARPPSPASTPEPKPRKVVDSIKTAAAVAPKVEEPVKDDPPPVSVTVKDPFEEVEPGGTKLATPLPVRIPKCFQAVSTEPEPQDSDTSGPVDAPLVEVGPASAAPLPPTPAAPAPLSPALLSPAPLSPALLSPALLSPALLSPAPLSPALLSPAPLSPAPLSPAPLSPALLSPAPLSPAPLSPALLSPAPLSPALLSPAPLSPAPLSPALLSPALLSPAPLSPAPLSPALLSPAPLSPAPLSPALLSPAPLSPVPLSPAPLSPVPLSPAPLSPAPLPPALLSPVPLSPAPLSPALLSPAPLPPALLSPAPLSPAPLSPAPLSPAPLSPAPLSPAPLSPAPLSPALLSPALLSPAPLSPAPLSPAPVSAVTEFPGWTQPEAERAPKPSQRQSSSVDTLATLSDTLIAFDSSSTSFWDDEPEEDAASAKMQSTQNGVEQELSSCVTDDLLALTDGPEESADPAPPSPGRWSQDLLSGLSESIPAKTSGALDLLADDVIPIKTEARSSLNMQREENQRDETQSLTETVTTTTKTGTMTDTDREDTANPWSSREATAASSSADPFDPYPIGTPSSNSAADLLQPLSDVSGNSASFTFMENKEPSPDNVLESLADSVLPINTDTTSLGTGRSWARSWGSSPLEPAAAAESQGGPTVDPETLVMFERKSSENDSPWDRWTSPTVYTLATGEEEEEEEEESYEPDSRTGEEPRVQTPEPEAKKGFVYLKEYVNATELSLHNARDSTENGSDYLTLSPASYSYSSPSTYSSDLLSSTCNFCQKPVGHDAKITVEHLDINCHPDCFKCGVCGKPMGDLLDSMFLHGGTVHCETCYSNALD; encoded by the exons aTGTCAAAAC agggggaaaAGGAGTCCGTGTTCGTTACCACCAAAGTGCGGACCAAGCTGAAGGGAGACGGCAGCTGGCTGCAATGCAGCAGTGGCGCGCAGGCGGAAGCTGACAAGGAGAAGCCATG GTTGGCAGAAGTAAGGGCCGGCCGTGTGAACGGAGCCCCTGTTGACAGCAGTCCAGTGTCGTCACCAACTCCATCCACTGCGCCCCCCACCAAGTCAGATGCAGAGAG AGCTCCGGCCTCAGG AGGCATTTTCACTAAACTAGACAAGCCCCCTTCATCTTCAACAACTAACGGCGTGAT TCCATCAACGACACAATTCACCAAAAAGTCCTCAGAAAGCTACAAGAAAAT AGCCCCCTACACGGTGAGGCCCACGTCAGAGAACCAGGAGAGCCAGCTGAGCAacgaggagcaggagaaacg GACGGAGGCTGCCAGCAATGTTCTGAAGAAATCCTCCATGAGGAAACGGTCCTATGTGCTTTCTGCTGCTAAGAAATATGA GTCTCAAGAAGAGATGCCCGAAACCTCTTTAGTCAACAGCAGTCCAGCATTTGTGGCTAGAAG GGTGGAGGTTACCGATGTTGATGGGAGCGCTGCGACACCAGCAGCTGCCAGCGCTcggcccccctcccccgcctccacACCAGAGCCCAAACCACGCAAAGT AGTCGACAGCATTAAGACGGCTGCTGCTGTGGCACCGAAGGTGGAGGAGCCCGTGAAGGATGACCCCCCTCCGGtgtctgttacagtaaaggacCCATTTGAGGAAGTGGAACCAGGCGGCACCAAGCTGGCCACTCCCCTCCCTGTGCGCATCCCAAAGTGTTTCCAAGCAGTCAGTACAGAGCCAGAACCCCAGGATTCAGACACTTCTGGGCCAGTTGACGCCCCTCTGGTTGAAGTCGGCCCAGCGTCAGCAGCCCCATTACCACCTACTCCAGCAGCCCCTGcccctctgtctcctgcccttctgtctcctgcccctctgtcccctgcccttctgtctcctgcccttctgtctcctgcccttctgtctcctgcccctctgtctcctgcccttctgtctcctgcccctctgtctcctgcccctctgtcccctgcccctctgtctcctgcccTTCTGTCCCCTGcccctctgtctcctgcccctctgtctcctgcccttctgtctcctgcccctctgtctcctgcccttctgtctcctgcccctctgtctcctgcccctctgtctcctgcccttctgtctcctgcccttctgtctcctgcccctctgtctcctgcccctctgtctcctgcccttctgtctcctgcccctctgtctcctgcccctctgtcccctgcccttctgtctcctgcccctctgtcccctgtccctctgtctcctgcccctctgtctcctgtccctctgtctcctgcccctctgtctcctgcccCTCTGCCTCCTGCCCTTCTGTcccctgtccctctgtctcctgcccctctgtctcctgcccTTCTGTCCCCTGCCCCTCTGCCCCCTGCCCTTCTGTCCCCTGcccctctgtctcctgcccctctgtctcctgcccctctgtcccctgcccctctgtcccctgcccctctgtctcctgcccctctgtcccctgcccctctgtcccctgcccttctgtctcctgcccttctgtctcctgcccctctgtctcctgcccctctgtctcctgcccCAGTGTCTGCTGTAACAGAGTTCCCAGGCTGGACCCAACCAGAAGCAGAAAGAGCACCAAAACCATCTCAAAGGCAAAG CTCCAGTGTTGACACGCTCGCCACCCTGTCCGACACTCTCATTGCTTTCGACTCCAGTTCAACCAG CTTTTGGGATGATGAGCCAGAGGAAGACGCAGCTTCAGCAAAGATGCAAAGCACACAGAACGG GGTTGAACAGGAGCTCAGCAGCTGTGTGACGGACGATCTCCTGGCTCTCACCGATGG TCCAGAGGAGTCTgcagaccccgccccccccagtcCAGGCCGCTGGAGTCAGGATCTGCTTAGTGGACTAAG TGAGTCAATACCAGCAAAGACGAGTGGCGCCCTGGATCTGCTGGCGGACGATGTCATTCCTATCAAGACAGAGGCACGCAG CAGCCTCAACATGCAGCgagaggagaaccagagggaTGAAACACAGAG CCTCACAGAGACCGTCACTACGACCACCAAGACTGGGACCATGACTGACACCGA CCGGGAGGACACGGCCAACCCGTGGAGCTCCCGCGAGGCGACGGCAGCATCAAG CTCGGCTGATCCGTTTGATCCGTATCCGATCGGGACCCCGTCCTCCAACAG CGCTGCTGACCTGCTCCAGCCTCTCTCGGATGTCTCCGGCAACAG tgcatcatttactttcaTGGAGAACAAAGAACCAAGTCCAGA CAATGTGTTGGAATCCCTGGCCGACAGCGTCCTGCCCATCAACACCGACACCACCAG tctggGTACTGGGCGCTCATGGGCGCGCTCATGGGGAAGCAGCCCTCTTGAGCCGGCGGCTGCAGCCGAGAG CCAAGGAGGCCCAACTGTAGATCCAGAGACGCTGGTCATGTTTGAAAGAAA GTCGTCTGAGAACGACTCCCcatgggacaggtggacatcaCCCACTGTCTACACCCTGGCtacaggagaagaggaggaggaagaggaggaggagag CTATGAGCCCGATTCCAGGACCGGAGAAGAGCCGCGTGTCCAAACACCAGAACCTGAGGCCAAAAA GGGGTTTGTGTATCTGAAGGAGTACGTCAATGCAACAGAGCTGTCCTTGCACAATGCCAGAGACTCAACCGAAAA CGGGTCAGACTATTTGACCTTGAGCCCTGCCAGCTACTCCTACAGCAGCCCCTCAACTTACTCCAG TGACCTGCTGTCATCCACCTGTAACTTCTGCCAGAAGCCAGTTGGTCATGATGCCAAGATCACCGTCGAGCACCTCGACATCAACTGCCACCCCGACTGCTTCAAG TGCGGTGTGTGTGGGAAGCCCATGGGAGACCTTCTGGACAGCATGTTCCTCCATGGGGGGACGGTCCACTGCGAGACGTGCTACAGCAACGCCTTGGACTGA